A region of Nostoc sp. 'Peltigera membranacea cyanobiont' N6 DNA encodes the following proteins:
- a CDS encoding ABA4-like family protein, producing the protein MTISQLFNVANLFVLPFWALMILLPNWKVTRQIMSSYLPFVLLAGAYLYLFINSITPENAQALANPQLADIARFFGDETAAATGWIHFLVMDLFVGRWIYWEGQKTGVWTIHSLALCLFAGPMGLLSHILTDWIVKTFFPKSQHNETVTGEEKAAS; encoded by the coding sequence ATGACGATCTCTCAACTTTTTAACGTCGCCAATCTTTTTGTGTTACCTTTTTGGGCGTTGATGATTTTATTGCCAAATTGGAAAGTTACACGGCAGATAATGTCATCATATTTACCCTTTGTGCTGTTAGCTGGGGCATATTTGTATTTATTTATCAACAGCATTACGCCAGAAAATGCCCAAGCTTTAGCGAATCCTCAATTAGCTGATATTGCCCGATTTTTCGGAGATGAGACGGCTGCTGCGACAGGTTGGATTCATTTTTTAGTAATGGATTTATTCGTCGGGCGCTGGATTTATTGGGAAGGGCAAAAAACAGGTGTTTGGACAATTCACTCTCTTGCACTGTGTTTGTTTGCTGGCCCTATGGGACTACTCTCTCACATCTTGACTGACTGGATTGTTAAGACATTTTTCCCAAAATCTCAGCATAATGAAACAGTGACGGGAGAAGAAAAAGCTGCCTCATAA
- a CDS encoding ABC transporter permease, which translates to MQDLIELNFVDLAIAVGLMAIAIGLSAWEKLGLELNLALATGRTILQLLVLGYILDFILALDNAWAVLALLAIMLTITAIVARNRISQKIPHLLPLVWGSILISTALTVFYINFLIIQPERWYEPQYIIPLAGIVLGNATNAAALAGERLVSTINSSHLEIETHLSLGATPQQAVSQYRKDAIRAGLIPTLNQMILIGMVAIPGITTGQLLAGVKPLDAVSYEILITFMVAFANLLTTVLVTKGLCRQFFNSAAQLVR; encoded by the coding sequence ATGCAGGATCTGATCGAGCTGAATTTCGTAGATTTAGCTATTGCTGTGGGATTGATGGCGATCGCCATTGGTTTATCTGCCTGGGAAAAATTAGGATTAGAGTTGAACCTAGCCCTTGCGACTGGGAGAACTATCTTACAACTTCTTGTATTGGGATACATTTTAGATTTCATCTTGGCTTTAGACAATGCTTGGGCAGTTTTGGCGCTATTAGCAATAATGCTGACAATTACGGCGATTGTCGCACGAAATCGCATCAGCCAAAAAATTCCTCATCTATTGCCTTTGGTGTGGGGTTCAATTTTAATTAGTACTGCCCTGACGGTGTTTTACATCAACTTCTTGATTATTCAACCAGAAAGATGGTACGAACCACAGTATATAATTCCCCTAGCAGGGATAGTCTTAGGTAACGCTACTAATGCAGCTGCGTTAGCAGGCGAACGTCTTGTCAGCACCATTAATTCCAGCCATCTCGAAATAGAAACCCACTTGAGTTTAGGTGCAACGCCCCAGCAAGCAGTTAGCCAGTACCGCAAAGACGCTATCAGAGCCGGATTGATTCCGACTCTGAATCAAATGATACTTATCGGGATGGTGGCAATACCAGGCATTACCACCGGACAGTTACTAGCTGGCGTAAAACCTCTTGATGCAGTATCTTACGAAATTTTAATTACGTTCATGGTGGCTTTCGCTAACTTGTTGACAACAGTTTTAGTCACGAAAGGATTGTGTCGTCAATTTTTCAATTCCGCCGCGCAGTTAGTCAGGTGA